In Cupriavidus taiwanensis, the following are encoded in one genomic region:
- the cysS gene encoding cysteine--tRNA ligase, with product MQPLNIYNTLAREKQPFVPIEPGKVRMYVCGMTVYDYCHVGHARVMVVFDMVHRWLRAAGYEVTYVQNITDIDDKIIRRAVENGETIGELTTRFIQYMHEDAAALGVIRPDHEPRATDYVPQMLDMIGKLEAKGLAYQASDGDVNYSVRKFGGYGKLSGKSLEDLRAGERVSANDAKQDPLDFVLWKSAKASEPPESKWDSKWGAGRPGWHIECSAMSCALLGEHFDIHGGGADLQFPHHENEIAQSEGASGKPFVNLWMHNGFVRINDEKMSKSLGNFFTIREVLKAYDAEVVRFFILRAHYRSPLNYSDAHLDDARHALTRLYTALKDSQPGGCAVDWDEPHAKRFAEAMGDDFNTPIAMSVLFDLASEINRTGSTAAARQLKGLAGTLGLLERDPHTFLQGRPDHGPAPDEIEKQIAARKAAKAERNFAEADRIRAQLLEAGIVLEDKPGGATEWRRA from the coding sequence ATGCAGCCCCTGAACATCTACAACACGCTCGCGCGTGAGAAACAGCCATTCGTGCCAATCGAACCCGGCAAGGTCCGCATGTATGTGTGCGGCATGACCGTGTACGACTATTGCCACGTCGGCCACGCGCGCGTGATGGTGGTGTTCGACATGGTGCACCGGTGGCTGCGCGCCGCCGGCTACGAGGTGACGTATGTGCAGAACATCACCGACATCGACGACAAGATCATCCGCCGCGCGGTCGAGAACGGCGAGACCATCGGCGAGCTGACCACGCGCTTCATCCAGTACATGCACGAGGATGCCGCGGCGCTGGGCGTGATCCGTCCCGACCACGAGCCGCGCGCCACCGACTACGTGCCGCAGATGCTCGACATGATCGGCAAGCTCGAGGCCAAGGGGCTGGCCTACCAGGCCAGCGACGGCGACGTGAACTACTCGGTGCGCAAGTTCGGCGGCTACGGCAAGCTGTCGGGCAAGTCGCTGGAAGACCTGCGCGCGGGCGAGCGCGTCAGCGCCAACGATGCCAAGCAGGATCCGCTCGACTTCGTGCTGTGGAAGTCCGCCAAGGCCAGCGAACCGCCCGAGAGCAAGTGGGACTCGAAGTGGGGCGCCGGCCGTCCGGGCTGGCACATTGAATGCTCTGCGATGAGCTGCGCGCTGCTGGGCGAGCATTTCGACATCCATGGCGGCGGGGCCGACCTGCAGTTCCCGCACCACGAGAACGAGATCGCGCAGTCCGAGGGCGCCAGCGGCAAGCCCTTCGTCAACCTGTGGATGCACAACGGCTTCGTGCGCATCAACGACGAGAAAATGTCCAAGTCGCTTGGCAATTTTTTCACCATCCGCGAGGTGCTGAAGGCGTACGACGCCGAGGTCGTGCGCTTCTTCATCCTGCGCGCGCACTACCGCAGCCCGCTGAACTACAGCGACGCGCACCTGGATGACGCGCGCCACGCGCTGACGCGCCTGTACACGGCGCTCAAGGACAGCCAGCCCGGCGGCTGCGCGGTGGACTGGGACGAGCCCCACGCGAAGCGCTTTGCCGAAGCCATGGGCGACGACTTCAACACGCCGATCGCGATGTCGGTGCTGTTCGACCTGGCCAGCGAAATCAACCGCACCGGCTCTACCGCGGCCGCGCGCCAGCTCAAGGGGCTGGCCGGCACGCTGGGCCTGCTCGAGCGCGATCCGCATACCTTCCTGCAGGGCAGGCCCGACCACGGCCCGGCGCCTGACGAGATCGAGAAGCAGATCGCGGCGCGCAAGGCCGCCAAGGCCGAGCGCAACTTTGCCGAGGCGGACCGCATCCGCGCCCAGCTGCTGGAAGCGGGCATCGTGCTGGAAGACAAGCCGGGCGGTGCCACCGAGTGGAGGCGTGCTTGA
- a CDS encoding DNA-3-methyladenine glycosylase family protein — MNAAARKPATAAPPATAGRVKAAGPRPGKAGAKEAPLPDGKDTSKDAGKEPSRPAGKTARNARAVLPEAQAVPLPVETVVDAVRPAYWDEACADLMKRDRILRKMIPTYGPAHLVSRGDPFVTLARAVVGQQISVKAAQSVWERLHAVCPRLAPAQFLRAGPEKLAGCGVSKRKAEYLIDLAEHFKAGTVHVAQWAQMDDEAVIAELTQIRGIGRWTAEMFLMFNLMRPNVLPLDDVGLINAISANYFSGEPVTRSEAREVAANWEPWRTVATWYMWRSLDPLPVTY, encoded by the coding sequence TTGAACGCTGCCGCGCGCAAGCCCGCCACCGCCGCGCCGCCCGCCACCGCGGGCCGGGTGAAGGCGGCCGGCCCGCGCCCGGGCAAGGCCGGTGCCAAAGAGGCGCCGCTGCCGGACGGCAAGGACACCAGCAAGGACGCAGGCAAGGAGCCTTCGCGCCCTGCGGGCAAGACCGCGCGCAACGCCAGGGCCGTGCTGCCCGAGGCGCAGGCGGTGCCGCTGCCGGTCGAGACCGTGGTCGACGCAGTGCGCCCCGCCTACTGGGACGAGGCCTGCGCCGACCTGATGAAGCGCGACCGCATCCTGCGCAAGATGATCCCGACCTACGGCCCCGCGCACCTGGTGTCGCGCGGCGACCCGTTCGTCACGCTGGCGCGCGCGGTGGTGGGCCAGCAGATCTCGGTCAAGGCGGCGCAGTCGGTGTGGGAGCGCCTGCACGCGGTCTGCCCCAGGCTGGCGCCGGCGCAATTCCTGCGCGCCGGTCCCGAGAAGCTGGCCGGCTGCGGCGTGTCCAAGCGCAAGGCCGAATACCTGATCGACCTGGCCGAGCACTTCAAGGCCGGCACCGTGCACGTCGCGCAGTGGGCGCAGATGGACGACGAGGCGGTCATCGCCGAACTGACGCAGATCCGCGGCATCGGCCGCTGGACCGCCGAGATGTTCCTGATGTTCAACCTGATGCGGCCCAACGTGCTGCCGCTCGACGATGTCGGCCTGATCAACGCGATCTCGGCCAATTACTTCAGCGGCGAACCGGTCACGCGCAGCGAGGCGCGCGAGGTCGCCGCCAACTGGGAACCCTGGCGCACCGTGGCGACGTGGTATATGTGGCGCAGCCTCGACCCGTTGCCTGTGACGTATTGA
- a CDS encoding acetyl-CoA carboxylase carboxyltransferase subunit alpha has product MKTTFLDFEQPIAELEAKIEELRFVQDDSAVDISEEISRLAGKSQQLTKDIYANLTPWQVAQIARHPQRPYTLDYVREIFTDFHELHGDRTFADDLSIIGGLARFNGQSCMVIGHQKGRDTKERAMRNFGMPKPEGYRKAKRLMELADKFGLPIFTFVDTPGAFPGIDAEERGQSEAIGHNLYVMAGLKVPLIATIIGEGGSGGALAIAVGDVVQMLQFATYAVISPEGCASILWKTAEKAPEAAEALGLTAHRLKALGLIDKIVSEPLGGAHRDYKGMAALLKRSLAESLRQFQGMSVKELQARRYERLLAYGKFKETGAQD; this is encoded by the coding sequence ATGAAAACCACCTTCCTGGATTTTGAGCAGCCCATTGCCGAACTCGAGGCAAAGATCGAAGAACTGCGTTTTGTGCAGGACGATTCGGCTGTCGATATTTCCGAAGAGATTTCGCGGTTGGCCGGCAAGAGCCAGCAACTGACCAAGGACATCTATGCCAACCTGACCCCGTGGCAGGTTGCGCAAATCGCCCGCCACCCCCAGCGCCCCTATACGCTGGACTACGTGCGCGAGATCTTTACCGATTTCCACGAACTGCACGGCGACCGCACCTTTGCCGACGATCTTTCGATCATCGGCGGCCTGGCGCGCTTCAACGGCCAGTCGTGCATGGTGATCGGGCACCAGAAGGGCCGCGACACGAAAGAGCGCGCCATGCGCAATTTCGGCATGCCCAAGCCCGAGGGCTACCGCAAGGCCAAGCGCCTGATGGAGCTGGCCGACAAGTTCGGGCTGCCGATCTTCACCTTCGTCGATACCCCGGGCGCATTCCCCGGCATCGATGCCGAAGAGCGCGGCCAGTCCGAGGCCATCGGCCACAACCTGTACGTGATGGCCGGCCTGAAGGTGCCGCTGATCGCCACCATCATCGGTGAAGGCGGTTCAGGCGGCGCGCTGGCGATTGCCGTGGGCGACGTGGTGCAGATGCTGCAGTTCGCCACCTACGCGGTGATCTCGCCGGAAGGCTGCGCCTCGATCCTGTGGAAGACCGCCGAGAAGGCGCCCGAAGCCGCCGAGGCGCTGGGCCTGACCGCGCACCGGCTGAAGGCGCTGGGCCTGATCGACAAGATCGTGAGCGAGCCGCTGGGCGGCGCGCACCGCGACTACAAGGGCATGGCGGCGCTGCTCAAGCGCTCGCTGGCCGAATCGCTGCGCCAGTTCCAGGGCATGAGCGTGAAGGAGTTGCAGGCGCGCCGCTACGAGCGCCTGCTGGCCTATGGCAAGTTCAAGGAAACCGGCGCCCAGGACTGA
- the tilS gene encoding tRNA lysidine(34) synthetase TilS: MASSRKPAPRTDPSARLTDKVAQALQAGAAFVVSGGATAAPTVAVALSGGRDSVALLHAVRAALARAGEGARVVALHVHHGLQAEADGWDRFCAALCAQWQVGYFVRRVSVQPAAGEGVEAAARRARYAALAAMCADSGARLLLFAHHQDDQVETVLLRLFRGAGVAGMAGMPALRPLDHGSGVMLLRPWLDVPRAEIEAYCAANALQWVDDPSNADGRYARNALRAQLPALQAAFPALAVNVVQAAAHFAQAGALIDQLAATALASVARAGRDADTLSELDLPGLRALPAAQADAVLRLWLRDLGVRAPSTARLAAMREQLVAHAGGEPAIAHEGLVLRRFRDRVLACVPPPAAAPEPVTLDWRGEARIVVPAWRGELHFFRDDTFGVPEAVLRQPLRLAARRGGERIVLRPGGPARALKQACQEAGIPAWRRAWLPLLWAGDTLVLAAGLGMHRRWPDAAPAPRWRVAWHPQAPALPPR, encoded by the coding sequence ATGGCAAGTTCAAGGAAACCGGCGCCCAGGACTGACCCGTCCGCCCGGCTGACCGACAAGGTCGCACAGGCCCTGCAGGCCGGTGCGGCCTTTGTTGTTTCTGGCGGCGCCACGGCGGCGCCGACGGTCGCGGTGGCGTTGTCGGGCGGGCGCGACTCGGTCGCGCTGCTGCACGCGGTGCGCGCGGCGCTTGCACGTGCGGGCGAAGGCGCGCGCGTGGTGGCGCTGCACGTCCACCACGGCCTGCAAGCCGAGGCCGATGGCTGGGACCGCTTCTGCGCCGCGCTGTGCGCGCAGTGGCAGGTGGGTTATTTCGTGCGGCGCGTGTCGGTGCAGCCGGCGGCGGGCGAGGGCGTTGAAGCCGCCGCCCGGCGCGCGCGCTATGCCGCGCTGGCGGCGATGTGCGCCGACAGCGGCGCGCGCCTGCTGCTGTTTGCCCACCACCAGGACGACCAGGTCGAGACCGTGCTGCTGCGGCTGTTCCGCGGCGCCGGCGTCGCCGGCATGGCGGGCATGCCGGCGCTGCGCCCGCTGGATCACGGCAGCGGCGTGATGCTGCTGCGCCCGTGGCTGGACGTGCCGCGCGCCGAGATCGAGGCCTACTGCGCGGCCAACGCGCTGCAGTGGGTCGATGACCCCTCCAACGCCGACGGCCGCTATGCGCGCAACGCGTTGCGCGCGCAACTGCCGGCACTGCAGGCGGCGTTTCCGGCGCTGGCGGTGAATGTGGTGCAGGCAGCCGCGCATTTTGCCCAGGCCGGCGCGCTGATCGACCAGCTGGCCGCCACCGCGCTGGCCAGCGTGGCGCGCGCCGGCCGCGACGCCGACACGCTGTCCGAGCTCGACCTGCCCGGCCTGCGCGCGTTGCCCGCGGCGCAGGCCGATGCGGTGCTGCGCCTGTGGCTGCGCGACCTCGGCGTGCGCGCCCCGTCCACCGCGCGGCTGGCGGCGATGCGCGAGCAACTGGTCGCGCACGCCGGCGGCGAGCCCGCCATTGCGCACGAGGGCCTGGTGCTGCGCCGCTTCCGCGACCGCGTACTGGCCTGCGTGCCGCCGCCGGCGGCGGCGCCGGAACCCGTGACGCTCGACTGGCGCGGCGAAGCCCGCATTGTCGTGCCCGCGTGGCGCGGCGAACTCCATTTCTTCCGCGACGACACTTTCGGCGTGCCCGAAGCCGTGCTGCGGCAGCCGTTGCGGCTGGCCGCGCGCCGCGGCGGCGAGCGCATCGTGCTGCGCCCCGGCGGCCCCGCCCGGGCGCTCAAGCAGGCCTGCCAGGAAGCCGGCATCCCGGCCTGGCGCCGGGCCTGGCTGCCGCTGCTGTGGGCGGGCGATACGCTGGTGCTGGCCGCCGGCCTGGGCATGCATCGCCGCTGGCCCGACGCCGCGCCGGCGCCGCGATGGCGCGTGGCATGGCACCCGCAGGCGCCGGCGCTGCCGCCGCGCTGA
- a CDS encoding aspartate kinase, which translates to MALIVHKYGGTSMGSTERIKNVAKRVAKWHRAGHRVVVVPSAMSGETNRLLGLAKEISPQPNPRELDMLASTGEQASVALLAIALHGEDIDAVSYTGWQVPVKTDSSYTKARIESIDDERILADLDAGRVVVITGFQGIDDDGNITTLGRGGSDTSAVAIAAAIEADECLIYTDVDGVYTTDPRVVEDARRLDQITFEEMLEMASLGSKVLQIRSVEFAGKYRVKTRVLSSLTDPLMPLEQEMHSGTLITFEEEDSTMEAAVISGIAFARDEAKITVLGVPDKPGIAYQILGPVADANIDVDMIIQNQSVDGKTDFTFTVPRGEYQRALAILNDGVKAHIGAGSVSGDPKVSKVSVVGVGMRSHVGIASKMFRTLSEEGINIQMISTSEIKISVLIDEKYMELAVRALHKAFELEQA; encoded by the coding sequence ATGGCTCTCATCGTTCACAAATACGGCGGCACTTCGATGGGTTCCACGGAACGCATCAAGAATGTCGCCAAGCGCGTGGCCAAGTGGCACCGCGCCGGTCACCGCGTAGTCGTGGTGCCTTCGGCCATGTCGGGCGAGACCAATCGCCTGCTGGGACTCGCCAAGGAAATTTCGCCCCAGCCCAATCCGCGTGAACTGGACATGCTCGCCTCCACCGGCGAACAGGCCAGCGTGGCGCTGCTGGCGATCGCGCTGCACGGCGAGGACATCGACGCCGTCAGCTACACCGGCTGGCAGGTCCCGGTGAAGACCGATTCGTCCTACACCAAGGCGCGCATCGAGTCGATCGACGACGAGCGCATCCTGGCCGACCTCGACGCCGGCCGCGTGGTCGTGATCACCGGCTTCCAGGGCATCGACGACGACGGCAACATCACCACGCTGGGCCGCGGCGGCTCGGACACCTCGGCCGTGGCCATCGCCGCCGCGATCGAGGCCGACGAGTGCCTGATCTACACCGACGTCGACGGCGTCTACACCACCGACCCGCGCGTGGTCGAGGACGCCCGCCGCCTGGACCAGATCACCTTCGAGGAAATGCTGGAAATGGCCAGCCTCGGTTCCAAGGTGCTGCAGATCCGCTCGGTGGAGTTCGCCGGCAAGTACCGCGTCAAGACCCGCGTGCTGTCGTCGCTGACCGACCCGCTTATGCCGCTCGAGCAGGAAATGCACTCGGGCACGCTGATCACTTTTGAGGAAGAAGACTCCACCATGGAAGCCGCTGTCATCTCAGGCATCGCCTTTGCCCGCGACGAAGCCAAGATCACCGTCCTGGGCGTGCCGGACAAGCCCGGCATCGCCTACCAGATCCTGGGCCCGGTCGCCGACGCCAATATCGACGTCGACATGATCATCCAGAACCAGTCCGTCGACGGCAAGACCGACTTCACCTTCACCGTGCCGCGCGGCGAGTACCAGCGCGCGCTGGCCATCCTGAACGATGGCGTGAAGGCGCATATCGGCGCCGGCAGCGTGTCGGGCGACCCGAAGGTGTCGAAGGTGTCGGTGGTGGGCGTGGGCATGCGCTCGCACGTGGGCATCGCCAGCAAGATGTTCCGCACGCTGTCGGAAGAGGGCATCAACATCCAGATGATCTCCACCTCGGAGATCAAGATCTCGGTGCTGATCGACGAGAAGTACATGGAACTGGCCGTGCGCGCGCTGCACAAGGCCTTCGAACTGGAACAGGCGTGA